One genomic window of Cheilinus undulatus linkage group 7, ASM1832078v1, whole genome shotgun sequence includes the following:
- the wu:fi04e12 gene encoding desmoplakin isoform X3 translates to MSLYGSQKNLHMSRRSGSRGDLTGGMAQQYARSDVVHGGGNGYDPYMEGYNTYTFSKSSLGGGVPGGGMVSTSMMSGGGGMMGGGGGMMSGGGGMMGGGGGMMSGGGGMMSGGGGMMSGGGGMMVGGGMPAGMSITNTGYKITSSQGPAKVYSWQYTEEEQGASSLGAIHQRAMILQNQCQDYLRQAEYALQSGNNPAEAERNMVMAKETIEQLKGCAMDLKQMGQSNDNVVRTLEICKDQFKGVHMAISGTIKRRRSDRGSSGGWEEPPRSFQDAMGWIGQQKRLIETAPWGEDAATIDQQLSSHQRFHSSIQRSPEVMRARDELLKKGDKASLHALDQEWDSLQKMSFGRTEQLQELQQVIQEMSREIMWVNDKEEQELVFDWGDKNINQYIPKKQESYSQLMSSLEDKEKDLNKLKGKVDNLLKNNHPAADKIEAYQDTLQTQWSWLLQITKCIDTHLKENSAYSQFFKEANETYNALQNEHETVRKKFVCDKNTPLEGLLELLRGLEREKEKIQDNKRLVQHLVNRSKSIVRLKPRNPEEKSSSPVIVKALCDFKQDQKVICKNDEAILKDNSQRSKWNVTGPGGLDMMVPSVCLIVPPPNPISISLANKNEQYYEAILSIWNQLYINVKSLAAWQYCLHDIKHINSLTISMLAKMRPEEYRQIINSLETHFAEFKVSCVGSEMFAEEDKRSIESQVNGAQNHYEQLVVQLPTYIIQERQELNAIELQKQQEWLLLQQQQAEEEARRLEEARRLEEARRLEEARRLEEERQRLELERQAKKKAEAAKRKEQVIRKEVHVITTEPPKKKVVVSSSYSLSELHALRLRLDGAEDLLSQHVHICLGEDGVYDCGLKISQLETVQRDVDSMREEYLRLKERITKELEGMNDADKAQFLHSELGVINQRLGSLEGSSSAYLQRLRALRDMLESVARAEDIVKVYEARLTEKETTSLSPSEVEEYILALKTMKSELDQKRDILTSMEAELSKAGYWNGQVGAPFHRCDMMLSKYTEQVNLLSDRWRRILAQIDTRVNDLQCYQPQLQHYKETSSSLSDWIGATKQKQDALQATKITSIDTLKDHINSQKTLNTEIKSRRETVDSVLKDNDACVMSIKDYETDLNSYTSGLETLLNIPIKRTMLKSPSMDLNQEATQLQTRYMELLTQSGDYYRFLGELLKNMEELKIRNTRIDLLEEELRLLRESMQDQTFKYKSLEDALASSRLELSASKDQLLSMEAVKASTAFEVNATKDSLNSTQSQMADLRDQVARLTYLLEEEKRKKRLAEERYTQQQEEYESVLGRRQKELETVSWSKVELEKSVVNKEQEIEQLRRQLADEAARVKELQREISKITITMQSLESKYNDIVFERDELLRKLKVSDKDRDSLQRLEDELSRLKLSLESELRNKQRLQDDSDRLKRDLGHWKDQYESKQELVKQYETDKDRLERDKNSLKSEIERLMRELRELEDTYKIKLSSIQKELKDMTTLRLNLEAELKKSKEPPPLDASSVIFDGVRKKVTADQLLDCDVLDKPTFSQLAKGHKTVPEVSADKKINLKGTGPIAGVLVEGQKGPGSANRLQFKMTFAEAKKQKLLPPDSIDLLLDAQAATGHIVDPRTNQKFTVEEACDQGVVDEKDRDRLRAAEAAAVGFRSPSSNKPLSVFEAMKKGLTDKNTALRLLQAQEATGGILDPAYSVFLPKDTAVERNLIDDNTLRALNQRPKLYMDPETEEGETYMALKRKCKVELNTGLLLLPVTEKVDSSKLVFDGVRKPVTAKELADCDVLDKQTLKDLEEGKKTVPEVALDKKVYLKGTGPIAGVAVGPLEKMSLTEAKKQKLISAECADLLLEAQAATGHIINPRTNQKLTVDEACYQGVVDIKDRDRLRAAEEAAVGFSSPSSNKPLSVFEAMKKGLTDKNTALRLLQAQEATGGILDPAYSVFLPEDTAVERNLIDDNTLRALNQKPKLYIDPETEEGETYMALKRKCKVELNTSLLLLPVNEKVELVFDGVRKPVTAKQLANCDVLDKQMLKDLEEGKKSVPEVASDKKVYLKGNGSIAGVAVGPLEKMSLTEAKKQKLISAECADLLLEAQAATGHIINPITNQKLTVDEACDQGVVDEEDRDRLRAAEEAAVGYRGPSSNKPLSVFEAMKKGLTDKNTALRLLQAQEATGGILDPAYSVFLPKDTAVERNLIDDNTLRALNQKPKLYIDPETEEGETYMALKRKCKAELNTGLLLLPVTEKVDSSKLVFDGVRKPVTAKELADCDVLDKQTLKDLEEGKKSVPEVASDKKVYLKGNGSIAGVAVGPLEKMSLTEAKKQKLISAECADLLLEAQAATGYIINPRTNQKLTVEEACSQGVVDIKDRDRLRAAEEAAVGYRSPSSNKPLSVFEAMKKGLTDKNTALRLLQAQEATGGILDPAYSVFLPKDTAVERNLIDDNTLRALNQKPKLYIDPETEEGETYMALKRKCKAELNTGLLLLSVTERVDSSKLVFDGVRKPVTAKELADCDVLDKQTLKDLEKGKKSVPEVALDKKVYLKGTGSIAGVAAGPLGKMSLTEAKKQKVMSAECADLLLEAQAATGHIIDPKTNEKLTVEEASTMGVVDNKDRDRLLSAEAAAVGFRDPRTAKPLSLYEAMKKGLIDKKTGLRLLQAQESTGGILDPNLSVFLPRDTAIKRNILDEDLCQALNKKPECYLDPDTQQGTSYISLKKKCKVDPRTGFLLLPEPKKPVTVQGLRDQVSVMDLVDANLLKYSDMDQLREGRLTSKDIEDRLRPYLRGSTCIAGIYDEAQDKVVPIYQAMKDGLLRPGTTLELLEAQAASGFIVDPVNNQYLSVNDAYNRRLFGPEYKDKLLSAERAVTGYNLPGTDKVISLFQAIERGLVEKGHGIRLLEAQIASGGIIDPEHSHRIDVNVAYKKGYLDEKMNRILSNPNADTKGFFDPNTEENLTYKELKQRCTTDRKTGLILLPIMDKSKQESTLRKRRVIIVDPETNREMTVREAYDKGLIDHDTFLELSQQECEWEEITITASDGSTTFQIVDKKTGRQYDITELLEKGVISQSDLDKYKSRTINLTQFADIITNRTRGGGLSSSTSRSSATSGTSSVTSLSSSSSRTSASPGSSSLTISSSTSSRTSASPTTSSVTSSTLRSGTSAQPTLTSSSSSSSSVQTRPLSPTLTKMTTTRTTTVTERSSSSSSIPHDITDSPRNIASVSISLASPVVTIGEQEPVGAVFDTETLEKISITEALNRGLVDTITAQRLLEAQACTGGIINPANGRRLGIIEASRLGIIDDDMATKLKPAQKAYVGFEDLKTRRKMSAAEAMKETWLPYEAGHRFLEFQYVTGGFHDPEVGCRRSVQDALQMGWLNEKSAQKLQDFKRHTKNLTCPKTKLKISYKEALDNCMSEESTGVRMLPASSISSSGISSPYNVSSAPGSAHGSRSGSRRGSRRSSLDLGSPISTTTRYTFSSYGSTSSNKEYFN, encoded by the exons TGCCTCCAGCCTCGGTGCCATCCACCAGAGAGCTATGATCCTGCAGAACCAGTGCCAGGATTATCTGAGGCAAGCCGAATACGCCCTCCAGTCT GGTAATAACCCGGCTGAGGCAGAGCGCAACATGGTGATGGCTAAAGAGACTATCGAGCAGCTGAAAGGCTGTGCGATGGACCTGAAACAGATGGGACAATCTAATGACAACGTGGTCAGAAC CCTAGAGATATGTAAAGACCAGTTTAAGGGAGTCCACATGGCAATCTCAGGCACCAttaagaggaggaggagcgacAGAGGGAGCTCTGGAGGCTGGGAGGAGCCACCGAGAAGCTTCCAGGACGCCATGGGCTGGATTGGACAGCAAAAG CGTCTGATTGAAACGGCTCCCTGGGGGGAAGATGCTGCAACCATTGACCAGCAGCTGAGCAGCCACCAGAGGTTTCACAGCTCCATTCAAAGGAGCCCAGAGGTGATGCGAGCCAGAGACGAACTG TTAAAGAAAGGGGACAAAGCCAGTCTTCATGCTCTGGACCAAGAATGGGACAGTCTGCag AAAATGTCATTTGGTCGGACTGAGCAGCTCCAGGAGCTTCAGCAGGTCATTCAGGAGATGTCTAGAGAGATCATGTGGGTGAACGACAAAGAGGAGCAGGAGCTGGTGTTTGACTGGGGAGACAAAAACATCAACCAGTACATCCCCAAGAAACAGGAGAGCTACTCG CAACTGATGAGCTCCCTGGAGGACAAAGAAAAGGACCTGAACAAACTGAAAGGCAAAGTGGACAACCTCCTGAAGAACAACCATCCTGCTGCAGACAAGATCGAG gcTTATCAGGACACTCTGCAGACTCAGTGGAGCTGGCTCCTTCAGATTACAAAGTGCATTGATACCCATCTGAAGGAGAACTCAGCTTACAGTCAG ttCTTTAAGGAGGCCAATGAAACGTACAACGCCCTGCAGAACGAACACGAGACGGTCCGTAAAAAGTTCGTCTGTGACAAGAACACACCATTGGAGGGACTGCTGGAGCTCCTCAGAGGACTGGAG agggagaaggagaagaTTCAGGACAACAAGAGGCTGGTTCAACATCTGGTCAACCGGTCTAAGAGCATTGTGAGGCTGAAACCCAGAAACCCAGAGGAAAAGAGCAGCAGCCCGGTCATCGTTAAGGCTCTGTGTGACTTCAAACAAGACCAG AAAGTGATCTGTAAGAATGATGAGGCAATCCTGAAGGACAACAGTCAGCGCAGCAAGTGGAACGTCACAGGTCCCGGAGGACTGGACATGATGGTGCCCTCTGTGTGCCTGATCGTACCGCCTCCTAACCCAATCAGCATCAGTCTGGCCAACAA GAACGAGCAGTACTACGAGGCCATCCTGTCAATCTGGAATCAGCTTTACATCAACGTGAAGAGTCTGGCCGCCTGGCAGTACTGTCTCCATGATATCAAACACATCAACTCACTTACCATCTCCATG CTGGCTAAGATGCGTCCTGAGGAGTACCGACAGATCATCAACAGTCTGGAGACTCACTTTGCAGAGTTCAAAGTCAGCTGTGTGGGCTCGGAGATGTTTGCAGAAGAGGACAAAAGAAGCATCGAGAGCCAGGTCAACGGAGCCCAGAACCACTACGAGCAGCTGGTGGTCCAGCTGCCCACATACA TTATTCAAGAACGGCAAGAATTAAACGCCATTGAGCTACAAAAGCAACAGGAATGGCTTTTGCTTCAACAGCAACAAGCCGAAGAGGAAGCCAGGAGACTCGAGGAAGCCAGGAGGCTCGAGGAAGCCAGGAGGCTCGAGGAAGCCCGGAGATTGGAGGAAGAACGACAGAGACTGGAGTTAGAAAGGCAGGcgaagaagaaagcagaggcAGCGAAGAGAAAAGAGCAAGTGATTAGAAAGGAGGTGCACGTGATAACGACAGAGCCGCCAAAGAAGAAGGTGGTGGTGTCCTCGTCCTACAGCTTATCAGAGCTGCACGCGCTCAGACTGAGGCTGGATGGTGCTGAGGACCTGTTGAGTCAGCATGTTCACATTTGTCTGGGGGAAGATGGGGTCTATGACTGTGGCCTCAAGATCTCTCAGTTAGAG ACGGTGCAGCGTGATGTTGACTCGATGCGTGAGGAGTACTTGCGTCTGAAGGAACGTATCACGAAAGAGCTGGAGGGTATGAATGATGCAGATAAAGCCCAGTTTCTCCACAGCGAGCTTGGAGTCATCAATCAAAGACTGGGCAGTCTGGAGGGCAGCTCATCAGCTTACCTACAGCG GCTTCGGGCTCTAAGGGACATGCTGGAGAGTGTGGCGCGAGCTGAAGACATTGTGAAAGTTTATGAGGCGAGGCTGACCGAGAAAGAAACCACCTCACTGAGTCCTAGTGAAGTGGAGGAGTATATATTGGCCCTGAAG ACCATGAAATCAGAGCTGGATCAGAAGAGAGAcattctgacctccatggaggCAGAGTTGTCCAAGGCAGGTTACTGGAATGGACAGGTGGGAGCGCCATTCCACAGGTGTGACATGATGCTGTCCAAATACACTGAGCAGGTGAACCTGCTGTCAGACCGCTGGAGACGAATCCTGGCACAGATCGACACCAG GGTCAATGATCTGCAGTGCTATCAGCCTCAGCTGCAGCACTACAAAGAAACCAGCTCCTCCCTCAGCGACTGGATTGGTGCCacaaagcaaaaacaagacGCCCTGCAGGCCACCAAAATTACCAGCATCGATACTCTAAAAGACCACATCAACAGCCAGAAG ACACTGAACACAGAAATCAAATCCAGGAGAGAGACGGTCGACAGTGTGCTAAAGGACAATGATGCCTGTGTGATGTCCATCAAG gacTATGAAACCGACCTTAACTCTTACACCTCTGGTTTGGAGACTTTGCTCAACATCCCTATCAAGAGGACGATGCTGAAGTCACCATCTATGGATCTTAATCAAGAG GCTACACAACTGCAGACTCGTTACATGGAGCTGCTCACTCAGTCTGGGGATTACTACAGATTCCTGGGAGAGCTGCTCAAAAACATGGAGGAGCTTAAG ATTCGTAACACCAGGATCGATCTGTTAGAAGAAGAACTTCGCCTGCTAAGAGAAAGCATGCAAGATCAAACTTTCAAGTACAAATCCTTGGAGGATGCTCTTGCTAGCTCTCGGCTGGAGCTCTCTGCGTCCAAAGACCAGCTGTTGTCTATGGAGGCGGTGAAGGCAAGCACAGCATTTGAGGTTAATGCCACCAAGGACAGCCTGAACAGCACCCAGAGCCAGATGGCTGACCTCAGAGACCAGGTGGCCCGTCTTACATACTTACttgaggaggaaaagaggaagaagaggctGGCAGAGGAGCGCTACACTCAACAGCAAGAGGAGTATGAATCAGTGCTGGGTAGGAGGCAGAAAGAGCTGGAGACGGTTAGCTGGTCCAAGGTGGAGTTAGAGAAGAGTGTTGTGAATAAGGAGCAGGAGATTGAGCAGCTGCGGCGGCAGCTGGCTGATGAGGCAGCGAGGGTGAAGGAGCTTCAGAGGGAGATTTCAAAG ATAACAATCACGATGCAGTCACTCGAGTCCAAGTATAATGACATAGTGTTTGAGAGAGATGAACTACTGCGAAAACTGAAAGTATCCGATAAGGACAGAGACAGCCTCCAAAGGCTAGAAGATGAACTCAGTCGCCTCAAACTATCCCTTGAGTCTGAGCTTCGCAATAAGCAGCGTCTACAAGACGATAGTGACAGGTTAAAGAGAGATTTGGGCCACTGGAAGGACCAGTATGAAAGTAAGCAGGAGCTGGTCAAGCAGTATGAGACAGACAAGGACCGTCTGGAGAGGGACAAGAATTCACTGAAAAGCGAGATAGAAAGGCTGATGAGAGAGCTCAGGGAGCTCGAAGATACGTATAAAATTAAGCTGTCTTCCATCCAGAAGGAACTGAAAGACATGACCACTCTTAGACTAAACTTGGAAGCTGAGCTGAAGAAATCTAAAGAGCCTCCACCCTTGGATGCCTCCAGTGTGATTTTTGATGGAGTCCGCAAAAAAGTCACAGCAGACCAGCTGCTTGACTGTGATGTTTTGGACAAACCAACATTTAGCCAGCTTGCAAAGGGGCACAAGACTGTCCCTGAGGTGTCTGCTGACAAAAAGATTAACCTGAAAGGTACAGGCCCAATAGCTGGGGTTTTGGTTGAAGGTCAGAAAGGTCCAGGCTCTGCAAACAGACTGCAGTTCAAAATGACGTTTGCAGAAGCCAAGAAACAGAAACTTCTGCCACCTGACAGCATCGACCTGTTACTGGATGCTCAGGCTGCCACAGGCCACATAGTCGATCCCAGAACTAATCAGAAGTTTACAGTTGAAGAAGCGTGTGATCAAGGTGTGGTTGACGAAAAGGACAGGGACAGGCTgagagcagcagaagcagcagctgtGGGGTTCAGGAGTCCCTCCTCAAACAAACCACTTTCAGTATTTGAGGCCATGAAGAAAGGATTAACTGACAAGAACACAGCACTGCGCCTCCTTCAAGCCCAAGAGGCCACAGGAGGCATCCTAGATCCAGCATACAGTGTGTTCCTCCCCAAAGACACGGCTGTTGAGCGTAACCTCATTGATGATAACACACTACGTGCTTTAAATCAGAGGCCTAAACTTTATATGGACCCAGAGACTGAAGAGGGTGAGACATACATGGCACTGAAGAGGAAATGCAAGGTGGAGCTAAATACTGGCCTCCTGCTTCTTCCTGTCACTGAGAAGGTAGATTCCTCTAAACTTGTCTTTGATGGTGTTCGCAAACCGGTCACAGCCAAGGAGCTGGCTGATTGTGATGTGCTTGACAAGCAAACGCTGAAAGATCTAGAGGAGGGAAAGAAAACTGTTCCAGAAGTGGCTTTGGATAAAAAGGTGTATCTTAAGGGGACTGGACCAATTGCTGGGGTGGCAGTTGGACCTTTAGAGAAAATGTCTTTAACAGAAGCCAAGAAACAAAAGCTCATCTCTGCAGAATGTGCAGATTTGCTTCTAGAGGCCCAGGCTGCCACAGGCCACATAATCAATCCCAGAACTAATCAGAAGCTAACTGTTGATGAGGCATGCTATCAAGGTGTGGTTGACATAAAGGACAGGGACAGGCTGAGAGCAGCAGAAGAAGCAGCTGTGGGGTTCAGCAGTCCCTCCTCAAACAAACCACTTTCAGTATTTGAGGCCATGAAGAAAGGATTAACTGACAAGAACACAGCACTGCGCCTCCTTCAAGCCCAAGAGGCCACAGGAGGCATCCTAGATCCAGCATACAGTGTGTTCCTCCCCGAAGACACGGCTGTTGAGCGTAACCTCATTGATGATAACACACTTCGTGCTCTGAATCAGAAGCCAAAGCTTTATATTGACCCAGAGACTGAAGAGGGTGAGACATACATGGCACTGAAGAGGAAATGCAAGGTGGAGCTGAACACTAGCCTCCTGCTCCTTCCTGTCAATGAGAAGGTAGAACTTGTCTTTGATGGTGTTCGCAAACCTGTCACAGCCAAGCAGCTGGCTAATTGTGATGTGCTTGACAAACAAATGCTGAAAGATCTAGAGGAGGGAAAGAAATCTGTCCCAGAGGTGGCTTCAGATAAAAAGGTGTATCTAAAGGGAAATGGATCAATTGCTGGGGTGGCTGTTGGACCTTTAGAGAAAATGTCTTTAACAGAAGCCAAGAAACAGAAGCTCATCTCTGCAGAATGTGCAGATTTGCTTCTAGAGGCCCAGGCTGCCACAGGCCACATAATCAATCCCATTACTAATCAGAAGCTAACTGTTGATGAGGCATGCGATCAAGGTGTGGTTGACGAAGAGGACAGGGACAGGCTGAGAGCAGCAGAAGAAGCAGCTGTGGGATACAGAGGTCCCTCCTCAAACAAACCACTTTCAGTATTTGAGGCCATGAAGAAAGGATTAACTGACAAGAACACAGCACTGCGCCTCCTTCAAGCCCAAGAGGCCACAGGAGGCATCCTAGATCCAGCATACAGTGTGTTCCTCCCCAAAGACACGGCTGTTGAGCGTAACCTCATTGATGATAACACACTTCGTGCTCTGAATCAGAAGCCAAAGCTTTATATTGACCCAGAGACTGAAGAGGGTGAGACATACATGGCACTGAAGAGGAAATGCAAGGCGGAGCTGAACACAGGCCTCCTGCTCCTTCCTGTCACTGAGAAGGTAGATTCCTCTAAACTTGTCTTTGATGGTGTTCGCAAACCTGTCACAGCCAAGGAGCTGGCTGATTGTGATGTGCTTGACAAGCAAACGCTGAAAGATCTAGAGGAGGGAAAGAAATCTGTTCCAGAAGTGGCTTCAGATAAAAAGGTGTATCTAAAGGGAAATGGATCAATTGCTGGGGTGGCAGTTGGACCTTTAGAGAAAATGTCTTTAACAGAAGCCAAGAAACAGAAGCTCATCTCTGCAGAATGTGCAGATTTGCTTCTAGAGGCCCAGGCTGCCACAGGCTACATAATCAATCCCAGGACTAATCAGAAGCTAACTGTTGAAGAGGCATGCAGTCAAGGTGTGGTTGACATAAAGGACAGGGACAGGTTGAGAGCAGCAGAAGAAGCAGCTGTGGGATACAGAAGTCCCTCCTCAAACAAACCACTTTCAGTATTTGAGGCCATGAAGAAAGGATTAACTGACAAGAACACAGCACTGCGCCTCCTTCAAGCCCAAGAGGCCACAGGAGGCATCCTAGATCCAGCATACAGTGTGTTCCTCCCCAAAGACACGGCTGTTGAGCGTAACCTCATTGATGATAACACACTTCGTGCTCTGAATCAGAAGCCAAAGCTTTATATTGACCCAGAGACTGAAGAGGGTGAGACATACATGGCACTGAAGAGGAAATGCAAGGCGGAGCTGAACACTGGCCTCCTGCTTCTTTCTGTCACTGAGAGGGTAGATTCCTCTAAACTTGTCTTTGATGGTGTTCGCAAACCTGTCACAGCCAAGGAGCTGGCTGATTGTGATGTGCTTGACAAGCAAACGCTGAAAGATTTAGAGAAGGGGAAGAAATCTGTTCCAGAAGTGGCTTTGGATAAAAAGGTGTATCTAAAAGGGACTGGATCAATTGCTGGGGTGGCAGCTGGACCATTAGGGAAAATGTCTTTAACAGAAGCCAAGAAACAGAAGGTCATGTCTGCAGAATGTGCAGATTTGCTTCTAGAGGCCCAGGCAGCCACAGGCCACATTATTGACCCAAAAACCAATGAAAAGCTTACAGTAGAGGAGGCAAGTACCATGGGAGTGGTTGACAATAAGGATCGAGATAGACTCTTATCAGCAGAAGCTGCAGCTGTGGGCTTCAGAGATCCCCGCACAGCTAAGCCACTATCATTGTATGAAGCAATGAAGAAGGGACTGATTGACAAGAAGACTGGTCTACGTCTGTTGCAGGCTCAGGAGTCAACAGGTGGCATTCTAGATCCAAATCTTAGTGTGTTCCTCCCCAGAGATACGGCTATAAAGCGCAACATTTTGGATGAAGACCTCTGCCAGGCCTTAAACAAGAAGCCTGAGTGCTACCTTGACCCAGATACCCAACAAGGAACTTCCTATATTTCTCTgaagaaaaaatgcaaagtaGATCCAAGAACAGGGTTTCTGCTACTCCCTGAACCTAAAAAGCCAGTAACAGTCCAGGGTCTTCGGGACCAAGTGTCTGTTATGGATCTAGTGGATGCAAATCTGCTGAAATATTCCGATATGGACCAATTGAGGGAGGGCAGATTGACAAGCAAGGACATTGAAGACCGCCTGCGCCCCTACCTAAGAGGTTCTACCTGCATTGCAGGAATTTATGATGAGGCCCAGGATAAGGTGGTGCCCATCTATCAGGCCATGAAAGATGGATTGTTGCGTCCTGGGACCACTTTGGAACTGCTTGAGGCCCAGGCTGCCTCTGGGTTTATAGTTGATCCTGTCAACAACCAGTACCTGAGTGTTAATGATGCCTACAATAGGAGACTATTTGGACCAGAGTATAAGGATAAGCTTCTATCAGCAGAGAGGGCCGTGACTGGTTACAATCTTCCTGGCACAGACAAAGTCATCTCACTCTTTCAGGCCATTGAAAGAGGTCTAGTGGAGAAAGGTCATGGCATCCGTCTGCTAGAGGCACAGATAGCCAGCGGTGGTATCATTGACCCTGAACACAGCCATCGTATAGATGTAAACGTAGCCTACAAGAAGGGTTACTTGGATGAGAAAATGAACAGGATCCTGAGTAATCCAAATGCTGATACCAAAGGTTTCTTTGACCCTAATACAGAGGAAAACCTGACCTACAAGGAGCTTAAGCAGCGCTGTACCACAGATAGAAAGACTGGCCTCATCCTTCTGCCCATCATGGACAAGTCAAAGCAAGAGTCAACTCTGCGAAAGCGGAGAGTGATCATTGTTGACCCAGAGACCAACAGGGAGATGACAGTACGTGAAGCATATGACAAAGGATTGATTGATCACGACACATTCTTGGAGCTGTCTCAGCAGGAGTGTGAGTGGGAGGAGATCACCATCACTGCTTCAGATGGTTCCACAACGTTTCAGATAGTTGACAAGAAGACAGGAAGACAGTATGATATAACTGAGTTGCTTGAGAAGGGAGTTATAAGTCAGTCAGATCTAGACAAGTACAAATCACGTACCATCAACCTCACTCAGTTTGCTGACATCATAACAAACAGGACCAGAGGTGGTGGATTATCATCATCAACTTCAAGATCATCAGCAACCTCAGGTACATCCTCAGTGACATCTTTGTCATCTTCTTCTTCCCGAACATCAGCTTCCCCAGGTTCATCCTCATTGACCATATCATCATCTACTTCTTCTAGAACATCGGCTTCCCCAACCACGTCGTCAGTGACATCGTCAACCCTGAGATCAGGAACCTCAGCACAACCAACATTGAcatcttcttcctcctcttcctcatcagTCCAAACCAGACCCCTATCACCAACCCTTACCAAGATGACCACAACAAGAACTACTACTGTCACAGAACGAAGCTCCTCATCAAGCAGCATCCCTCATGATATAACTGATTCTCCCAGAAATATAGCCAGTGTCTCGATCTCTCTGGCCTCCCCTGTTGTAACTATAGGTGAACAGGAACCTGTAGGTGCAGTTTTTGACACTGAAACTTTGGAGAAGATATCCATAACAGAGGCCCTAAATCGTGGTTTGGTGGATACTATCACAGCCCAGAGACTGCTAGAGGCCCAGGCATGCACCGGAGGAATCATCAATCCTGCAAATGGTCGAAGGCTTGGTATAATTGAGGCTTCACGTCTGGGCATTATAGATGATGACATGGCCACCAAGCTCAAGCCTGCCCAGAAAGCTTACGTTGGTTTTGAGGATTTGAAAACCAGGAGGAAGATGTCAGCTGCTGAGGCAATGAAGGAGACATGGCTTCCTTATGAGGCAGGGCACAGGTTCCTGGAGTTCCAGTATGTAACCGGAGGGTTTCATGACCCAGAAGTTGGCTGTAGAAGATCTGTGCAAGACGCTTTGCAAATGGGCTGGCTGAATGAGAAATCAGCTCAGAAGCTTCAAGACTTCAAGAGGCACACCAAGAACCTGACATGTCCCAAGACCAAACTTAAGATCTCATACAAGGAGGCTCTGGATAATTGCATGTCAGAGGAAAGCACTGGAGTTCGAATGCTTCCTGCATCGTCTATATCTTCCAGTGGAATCAGCAGTCCTTACAACGTGTCCTCTGCCCCTGGATCAGCCCATGGCTCCAGGAGTGGCTCTCGAAGGGGCTCCCGAAGAAGTAGTCTTGACTTAGGCTCACCTATCTCAACAACTACTCGCTACACCTTCTCTTCCTACGGCTCCACCTCCAGTAATAAAGAGTATTTCAACTAA